A part of Acropora palmata chromosome 8, jaAcrPala1.3, whole genome shotgun sequence genomic DNA contains:
- the LOC141890152 gene encoding uncharacterized protein LOC141890152, giving the protein MRESVMVLCIIGNCGSKSGRDSIRFYSVPSIITNQGEEFEELTRERRNLWISAIDRADLKTKNVLKNERVCSRHFVSGRPAANWDRFNEDWVPTLHLTKKEYKKKDVEAARERSERVKARRKSAIERQEEEAVKKRKFLNESGERIVGIDFTALRSTSPSESEENREAMMLDEPCASGEQNETNTASLVSTAITMDVETQTEEQSGTTRMDAETQTEEFDYLLNARPSGYHAPDKEFFDTDEMMDARLSPLVSWPDRERLWRTMPVSFQYAFGKQVTVIIDCFEVFIERPTNLLARAQTFSNYKHHNTIKILIGITPQGTICFVSEAWGGRTSDKYLTENCGFLENLLPGDMVMADRGFTICESVGLKQAKLVIPAFTKGKSQLHPVDVERTRGIASVRIHVERVIGLLRQKYTILEGPLPTDFLSSNRSGTSNAKTPMIDQIIRVCSALVNLCPPIIPFD; this is encoded by the coding sequence CCTTCGATTATCACTAATCAAGGCGAAGAGTTCGAGGAGTTAACCCGAGAGAGGCGAAATTTGTGGATTTCCGCGATAGATCGAGCtgacttgaaaacaaagaatgttTTGAAGAACGAGCGTGTTTGTAGTCGTCATTTCGTTTCTGGCAGGCCTGCAGCAAACTGGGACAGGTTCAATGAAGATTGGGTGCCAACACTTCATTTAACCAAGAAAGAGTATAAGAAAAAAGACGTGGAGGCCGCAAGAGAGCGGAGTGAGCGAGTGAAAGCCCGAAGGAAGAGTGCGATCGAGCGACAAGAAGAAGAGGCAGTCAAGAAGAGAAAATTTCTCAATGAAAGCGGAGAGCGTATAGTTGGCATCGACTTTACCGCTCTACGAAGCACTTCACCTTCAGAGAGCGAAGAAAATAGAGAAGCAATGATGTTAGATGAGCCTTGTGCGAGTGgcgaacaaaatgaaacaaacactGCTTCCCTCGTGTCAACTGCGATAACAATGGATGTTGAAACACAAACAGAAGAACAGAGTGGAACAACAAGAATGGACGCCGAAACACAAACCGAAGAATTCGACTACCTTCTGAACGCTAGGCCGAGCGGATACCATGCACCAGATAAAGAGTTTTTTGATACGGACGAAATGATGGATGCCCGACTTTCTCCCCTGGTTTCTTGGCCAGACAGGGAAAGACTATGGAGGACAATGCCTGTGTCTTTTCAGTATGCCTTTGGTAAGCAGGTCACAGTAATAATTGACTGCTTTGAGGTGTTTATTGAGAGGCCAACAAACTTGCTTGCCAGGGCACAGACTTTTTCTAACTATAAGCACCATAACACTatcaaaattttgattggAATTACTCCACAAGGAACTATCTGTTTTGTGTCTGAGGCTTGGGGTGGCCGCACCTCTGACAAGTACTTGACTGAGAACTGTGGGTTTTTAGAAAACCTACTTCCTGGTGACATGGTCATGGCTGATCGAGGATTTACAATTTGTGAAAGTGTTGGCCTGAAGCAAGCCAAGTTAGTAATCCCAGCATTTACTAAGGGAAAGTCGCAGTTACATCCTGTCGATGTGGAGCGAACAAGGGGCATCGCAAGTGTGAGAATCCATGTGGAGAGAGTTATTGGTTTATTGAGGCAAAAGTACACCATTCTAGAAGGACCACTACCTAcagattttctttcttccaacCGCAGTGGAACTTCAAATGCTAAGACCCCCATGATCGACCAAATTATAAGGGTTTGTTCAGCCCTTGTTAATTTATGTCCCCCAATAATTCCTTTTGATTAA